Proteins encoded within one genomic window of Aurantiacibacter spongiae:
- a CDS encoding SDR family oxidoreductase, which yields MTDRLDETDDAQFIHAVDEEPRMPGHESDMENKPDWQPRYPGSGRMEGKVAIVTGADSGIGRATAVLFAREGAKVAIAYLCEHDDANKTRELCEAEGADVMLSAGDLGDQKHCEGLVEAVMDRFGRIDSLIQIAGEQHPDKEVGDITPEQLQRTFQTNIYSMFYMAQAVRPHLKEGATIVNCTSVTMYKGAPILLDYSATKGAITAFTRSLSENLVEDGIRVNAVAPGPIWSPLNPFGGQPPENIPDFGEDTPMGRPGQPNEVAPAFLFLACEDSSYMSGQVLHPNGGIIVNG from the coding sequence ATGACCGACAGACTCGACGAAACCGACGACGCCCAGTTCATTCACGCGGTGGATGAAGAGCCGCGCATGCCCGGGCATGAAAGCGACATGGAAAACAAGCCCGACTGGCAGCCGCGCTATCCCGGCAGCGGGCGGATGGAGGGCAAGGTCGCCATCGTCACCGGCGCCGACAGCGGCATCGGCCGCGCCACCGCCGTGCTCTTCGCGCGGGAGGGGGCGAAGGTCGCCATCGCCTATCTGTGCGAACACGACGATGCCAACAAGACCCGCGAACTGTGCGAGGCCGAAGGGGCCGACGTCATGCTCTCGGCCGGGGATCTTGGCGACCAGAAGCACTGCGAGGGCCTGGTCGAGGCGGTGATGGACCGCTTCGGGCGGATCGACAGCCTGATACAGATCGCCGGCGAGCAGCACCCCGACAAGGAGGTGGGCGACATCACGCCCGAACAGCTCCAGCGCACCTTCCAGACCAACATCTATTCCATGTTCTACATGGCGCAGGCCGTGCGGCCGCATCTGAAAGAGGGCGCCACCATCGTCAACTGCACCAGCGTGACGATGTACAAGGGTGCGCCGATCCTGCTCGACTACAGCGCCACCAAGGGGGCGATCACCGCCTTCACCCGCTCGCTGAGCGAGAACCTGGTGGAGGACGGCATCCGCGTGAACGCCGTCGCGCCCGGCCCGATCTGGTCGCCGCTCAACCCGTTCGGCGGGCAGCCGCCCGAGAACATTCCCGATTTCGGCGAGGACACCCCGATGGGCCGCCCCGGCCAGCCGAACGAGGTGGCCCCCGCCTTCCTGTTCCTCGCCTGCGAGGACAGCTCCTACATGAGCGGGCAGGTGCTGCATCCCAATGGCGGGATCATCGTCAACGGCTGA
- a CDS encoding SDR family NAD(P)-dependent oxidoreductase: MSKNPVDKLTGFVIVTGASSGIGLELTKLIAKDGCALLLVANEDLSQAETAARELGAAEVETLQTNLATRDGIAAVMDAVGDRNVDVLVANAGNGDGGAFLDQDWDAIKHALDTNVTGTISLIHKIGGRMKARGSGRMLVTGSIVGDMPGPFNLVYNSTKAFIDDFCVGLANELKETDLVVTCLLPGATDTAFFERAGMEDTSVGQSKKADPAKVAEDGYDALIKGEIKEVSGIMNKLQYLVADILPAPLIAKLHRRMAQPQGKETEAAD; this comes from the coding sequence ATGAGCAAGAACCCCGTCGACAAGCTGACCGGCTTCGTCATCGTCACCGGTGCGAGCAGCGGCATCGGTCTGGAACTGACAAAACTGATAGCGAAGGATGGCTGCGCGCTGTTGCTGGTCGCCAACGAAGACTTGTCACAGGCCGAAACCGCCGCCCGGGAGCTCGGTGCGGCCGAGGTCGAGACGTTGCAGACCAACCTCGCCACCCGTGACGGCATCGCCGCGGTGATGGATGCGGTCGGCGACCGGAACGTGGACGTGCTCGTCGCCAATGCCGGTAATGGCGATGGCGGTGCCTTCCTCGATCAGGACTGGGACGCGATCAAGCACGCGCTCGACACGAACGTGACGGGCACGATCTCCCTCATCCACAAGATCGGGGGACGGATGAAGGCGCGGGGCAGCGGGCGCATGCTGGTGACCGGATCGATCGTCGGCGACATGCCGGGACCGTTCAATCTGGTTTACAATTCGACCAAGGCCTTCATCGACGACTTCTGCGTGGGCCTCGCCAACGAATTGAAGGAAACCGATCTCGTCGTCACCTGCCTGCTCCCCGGCGCGACCGATACCGCGTTCTTCGAACGGGCCGGCATGGAGGATACCTCGGTCGGCCAGTCGAAGAAGGCGGACCCGGCCAAGGTGGCCGAGGACGGCTACGACGCCCTGATCAAGGGCGAGATCAAGGAGGTCAGCGGCATCATGAACAAGCTGCAATACCTCGTTGCCGACATCCTCCCCGCCCCGCTCATCGCGAAGCTGCACCGCCGCATGGCGCAGCCGCAGGGCAAGGAGACCGAAGCTGCCGACTGA
- a CDS encoding aspartate kinase encodes MARIVMKFGGTSVAGTERIRRVANIVRAQAAGGNEVAVVVSAMAGETDRLVNFCREANPLYDPAEYDVVVASGEQVTSGLLALTLQAMGCKARSWLGWQLPVRTFANHANARVAEIQAEVLASSMAAGEIAVIPGFQGLSDDNRITTMGRGGSDTSAVAVAAAVNADRCDIYTDVDGVYTTDPRIVARARKIKYVSYEEMLELASVGAKVLQTRSVSLAMKRNVRVQVLSSFVDDGAPPADTIPGTMIVSEREMQEILENTDMERQTVTGIAHDKNEARVVLTRVPDEPGAVADIFTPLGEAGINVDMIIQNVGRDKGETDVTFTVPQAELARAQALLEDRQGAIGFNRLITDAKVAKISVVGMGMKSHAGVAATMFKALADRGINVQAISTSEIKVSVLIDEDETELAVRVLHTAYGLDAAEIAA; translated from the coding sequence TTGGCCCGCATAGTGATGAAATTCGGCGGCACCAGCGTCGCGGGCACCGAACGCATCCGCCGCGTGGCCAATATCGTGCGCGCGCAGGCGGCAGGCGGCAACGAGGTCGCCGTGGTGGTGAGCGCGATGGCGGGCGAGACCGACAGGCTCGTGAATTTCTGCCGCGAGGCCAACCCGCTCTACGACCCGGCCGAATACGATGTCGTGGTGGCGAGCGGCGAACAGGTGACGAGCGGGCTGCTCGCGCTCACCCTGCAGGCCATGGGCTGCAAGGCGCGCAGCTGGCTCGGCTGGCAATTGCCCGTCCGCACCTTCGCCAACCACGCCAATGCGCGGGTCGCAGAGATCCAGGCGGAAGTGCTGGCCAGTTCGATGGCGGCGGGGGAGATCGCCGTGATCCCGGGCTTCCAGGGCCTGTCCGACGACAACCGCATCACCACGATGGGGCGCGGCGGATCGGATACCAGCGCGGTTGCCGTGGCGGCGGCGGTGAATGCTGACCGCTGCGACATCTATACCGATGTCGACGGCGTCTACACCACCGATCCGCGGATCGTGGCCCGGGCGCGCAAGATCAAGTACGTCTCCTACGAGGAGATGCTCGAACTCGCCTCGGTCGGCGCGAAGGTCTTGCAGACCCGCTCCGTCAGCCTGGCGATGAAGCGCAATGTCCGGGTGCAGGTGCTGTCATCCTTCGTCGACGACGGCGCGCCGCCCGCCGACACCATTCCCGGCACGATGATCGTCTCCGAAAGGGAGATGCAGGAAATCCTGGAGAATACCGACATGGAACGCCAGACCGTCACCGGCATAGCCCACGACAAGAACGAGGCGCGCGTCGTGCTCACCCGCGTGCCCGACGAGCCCGGTGCCGTGGCCGACATCTTCACCCCGCTGGGCGAGGCCGGCATCAACGTGGACATGATCATCCAGAACGTCGGCCGCGACAAGGGCGAGACCGACGTGACCTTTACCGTTCCGCAGGCTGAACTCGCCCGGGCGCAGGCCCTGCTGGAAGACAGGCAGGGGGCGATCGGGTTCAACCGCCTCATCACCGATGCGAAGGTCGCCAAGATCAGCGTCGTGGGCATGGGCATGAAAAGTCATGCGGGCGTCGCCGCCACCATGTTCAAGGCGCTGGCCGATCGCGGGATCAACGTACAGGCGATCTCGACCTCGGAAATCAAGGTCAGCGTGCTGATCGACGAGGACGAGACCGAACTGGCGGTGCGCGTGCTGCACACCGCCTACGGCCTCGACGCGGCGGAGATCGCCGCCTAG
- the ruvC gene encoding crossover junction endodeoxyribonuclease RuvC gives MLILGLDPSLSCTGWGVLRVEGSRIAHLANGEIRTQPRAPIALRLHYLHDGIAAVIAAYAPDRAAAEEVFVNKNPQSTLKLAQARGCVLAACGARGLSVREHAARAVKKAVVGTGGADKTQVQAMLAVLLPGVAVAGADAADALAVAIADAHLG, from the coding sequence GTGCTGATCCTCGGCCTCGATCCCTCGCTCAGCTGCACCGGCTGGGGCGTGCTGCGGGTGGAGGGTAGCCGCATCGCCCACCTCGCCAATGGCGAGATCAGGACGCAACCCAGGGCGCCCATCGCCCTGCGCCTGCATTATCTGCACGACGGGATCGCCGCCGTGATCGCGGCCTACGCGCCGGACAGGGCGGCGGCAGAGGAGGTGTTCGTCAACAAGAACCCGCAATCGACGCTCAAGCTCGCCCAGGCGCGCGGCTGCGTACTCGCGGCGTGCGGCGCGCGCGGGCTGTCGGTGCGCGAACACGCGGCGCGGGCGGTGAAGAAGGCGGTGGTCGGCACCGGGGGCGCGGACAAGACCCAGGTGCAGGCGATGCTGGCCGTGCTGCTGCCCGGTGTGGCGGTTGCGGGGGCCGATGCGGCCGATGCGCTCGCCGTCGCCATTGCCGACGCGCATCTGGGGTAG
- a CDS encoding SRPBCC family protein, whose protein sequence is MTQDRDTGPIALVAGLGLAAGAAAFGAFLSSRHRKGEDDAPGYTARKGSGDQFDVIGRTVTIRKPRAELFAFWRDFSNLAAFMENLEQVEAKGKDRAVWTIRAPAGRTVDVETEITEERENEVIAWRSVEGSDISTEGKVAFSDAPGDRGTRVSLIVAYDPPAGELGRAVAKAFLREPEVQARHDLKRFKMLMETGEIATSARRKDQTRAARQENA, encoded by the coding sequence ATGACCCAGGACAGGGACACAGGACCCATCGCGCTCGTGGCGGGTCTCGGTCTTGCAGCAGGAGCGGCCGCCTTCGGAGCCTTTCTGAGCAGCCGGCACAGGAAGGGGGAGGATGACGCCCCCGGATATACCGCCCGCAAGGGGTCGGGCGATCAGTTCGATGTGATCGGGCGAACGGTAACCATTCGCAAGCCGCGTGCCGAATTGTTCGCATTCTGGCGTGACTTCTCGAACCTCGCCGCCTTCATGGAAAATCTCGAACAGGTCGAAGCCAAGGGCAAGGATCGTGCGGTCTGGACGATTCGCGCCCCCGCAGGGCGAACCGTCGACGTCGAGACCGAGATCACCGAAGAACGCGAGAACGAGGTCATAGCATGGCGGTCCGTTGAAGGGTCGGACATATCAACCGAAGGCAAGGTCGCTTTCAGCGACGCACCCGGTGATCGCGGAACGCGTGTCAGTTTGATCGTCGCCTACGATCCGCCGGCCGGCGAACTTGGCCGCGCCGTCGCCAAGGCCTTCTTGCGCGAACCCGAGGTGCAGGCGCGTCACGACCTGAAACGGTTCAAGATGCTGATGGAAACTGGTGAAATCGCCACCTCGGCCCGGCGCAAGGATCAGACCCGGGCAGCGCGACAGGAGAATGCATGA
- a CDS encoding YebC/PmpR family DNA-binding transcriptional regulator, whose protein sequence is MAGHSKFKNIMHRKGAQDKKRSNLFSKLSREITVAAKSGMPDPEMNPRLRLAVNTAKAQSMPKDNIQRAIDKASAADGENYEEVRYEGYGPGGSAIIVETLTDNRNRTATAMRTAFSKHGGNLGTEGTVVHGFERLGYIQYPAEAGGEDKVLEAALEAGAQDITSTDHGHEIWTAPEDLHQVAGDLEKALGEAQEVKLAWKPNLTVDMDEQGASTLLKLIDVLDDDDDVQTVWGNYDISDEVMEKVEG, encoded by the coding sequence ATGGCAGGCCATTCCAAGTTCAAGAACATCATGCATCGCAAGGGGGCGCAGGACAAGAAGCGCTCCAACCTGTTCTCCAAGCTCAGCCGCGAGATCACCGTGGCCGCGAAATCGGGTATGCCCGATCCCGAGATGAACCCGCGCCTGCGCCTCGCGGTCAACACGGCCAAGGCGCAGTCCATGCCCAAGGACAACATCCAGCGCGCCATCGACAAGGCGAGCGCGGCGGACGGCGAGAACTACGAGGAGGTCCGCTACGAAGGCTACGGCCCCGGCGGCAGCGCGATCATCGTCGAGACGCTGACCGACAACCGCAACCGCACCGCCACCGCGATGCGCACCGCGTTCAGCAAGCACGGCGGGAACCTGGGCACCGAAGGCACCGTGGTTCACGGGTTCGAGCGGCTGGGCTACATCCAGTATCCCGCCGAGGCCGGCGGCGAGGACAAGGTGCTCGAAGCCGCGCTGGAAGCGGGCGCGCAGGATATCACCAGCACCGATCACGGGCACGAGATATGGACCGCGCCCGAAGACCTGCACCAGGTCGCCGGCGATCTCGAAAAGGCGCTGGGTGAGGCGCAGGAGGTGAAGCTCGCGTGGAAGCCCAACCTGACCGTCGACATGGACGAACAGGGCGCCTCCACGCTGCTCAAACTGATCGACGTGCTCGACGACGACGACGACGTGCAGACCGTGTGGGGCAATTACGACATCTCCGACGAGGTAATGGAGAAGGTGGAGGGGTGA
- a CDS encoding heavy metal-binding domain-containing protein: MAGPWKDARGVIVTTTPTVEGRPIEDYLGIVTGEVIVGANLFRDLFANIRDIVGGRSGSYERILRDAREQAIEELQAECASRGGNAVVGVDLDYEVIGDTGSMLMVSASGTAVRV, translated from the coding sequence ATGGCCGGACCCTGGAAGGACGCGCGCGGCGTCATCGTCACCACAACGCCCACGGTGGAAGGGCGCCCGATCGAGGATTATCTCGGCATCGTGACGGGCGAGGTGATCGTCGGCGCGAACCTGTTCCGCGACCTGTTCGCCAATATCCGCGACATCGTGGGTGGCCGCTCGGGCAGCTACGAGCGCATCCTGCGCGACGCGCGCGAACAGGCGATAGAGGAATTGCAGGCCGAATGCGCCAGCCGCGGCGGCAACGCGGTGGTCGGCGTCGATCTCGATTACGAGGTGATCGGCGATACCGGGTCCATGCTGATGGTCAGCGCCAGCGGCACGGCGGTGCGGGTTTGA
- a CDS encoding DUF1244 domain-containing protein has protein sequence MTDAPDSLDALPDAVAAAAFRRLVRHLRHRSDAQNIDLMGLSGFCRNCLADWIRDAGYEGDKGEARALIHGMPMDEWKARHQREATPEQIGRMQESVAKNAR, from the coding sequence ATGACCGACGCCCCCGATTCTCTCGACGCCCTGCCCGACGCCGTCGCCGCCGCCGCCTTCCGCCGTCTGGTGCGGCACCTGCGCCACCGCAGCGACGCGCAGAATATCGACCTGATGGGGCTGTCGGGCTTTTGCCGCAACTGCCTCGCGGACTGGATCCGCGATGCCGGTTACGAAGGCGACAAGGGCGAAGCGCGCGCGCTGATCCACGGGATGCCGATGGACGAATGGAAGGCCCGCCATCAGCGCGAGGCGACGCCCGAACAGATCGGGCGGATGCAGGAAAGCGTGGCGAAGAACGCGCGCTGA
- a CDS encoding MarR family winged helix-turn-helix transcriptional regulator gives MSDLEAIVSAYARLYLDLTRTLDRRMADEGMSLARTKLLICLQKNGSMRGTAIADFFNQSPRTVTEAIDGLERDGFVERTPDPTDRRAKLIGITREGVGAVRTTEPLRERIIGQTFGVLDDDERAMLGHLIGKVDGALARLREGSD, from the coding sequence ATGTCCGATCTCGAAGCCATCGTTTCGGCCTATGCCCGCCTCTATCTGGACCTCACGCGGACGCTCGACCGTCGCATGGCGGACGAGGGCATGTCGCTCGCGCGAACGAAGCTGCTGATCTGTCTGCAAAAGAACGGTTCGATGCGCGGCACCGCCATCGCCGACTTCTTCAACCAGTCACCGCGCACCGTGACCGAGGCGATCGACGGTCTCGAGCGAGACGGGTTCGTCGAACGCACGCCCGATCCGACCGATCGCCGGGCGAAGCTGATCGGGATCACCCGCGAGGGCGTGGGCGCGGTGCGCACGACCGAGCCGCTGCGCGAACGGATCATCGGTCAGACCTTCGGTGTGCTGGACGACGACGAACGGGCGATGCTGGGGCACCTTATCGGCAAGGTGGACGGCGCGCTCGCCCGCCTGCGCGAGGGTTCCGACTAG
- a CDS encoding DUF3147 family protein — protein sequence MIAFAAKALLAGVMIAAIAEVGRRLPAAAALIASLPLVSILGMIFLWQARPDAENMAAHSQATFWYVLPSLPMFLVIPVMLRAGWPFWPSLAIGCALTVALYLAMVQFGPRLGLRL from the coding sequence GTGATCGCCTTCGCCGCGAAGGCGCTGCTGGCCGGCGTCATGATCGCGGCGATCGCGGAGGTCGGTCGCCGTCTGCCCGCGGCGGCGGCGCTGATCGCCAGCCTGCCGCTGGTATCCATCCTCGGCATGATCTTCCTGTGGCAGGCGCGACCCGATGCCGAGAACATGGCGGCGCACTCGCAGGCGACCTTCTGGTACGTCCTGCCCAGCCTGCCGATGTTCCTGGTGATACCGGTCATGCTGCGCGCGGGCTGGCCGTTCTGGCCGTCGCTCGCGATCGGTTGCGCGCTGACCGTGGCGCTCTATCTGGCGATGGTGCAGTTCGGCCCCCGGCTCGGGCTGCGGCTGTGA
- the pyk gene encoding pyruvate kinase — MESTDTPPRLEPRGRKVKILATTGPACNQPDMLRRLFRAGADAFRVNMSHGEHAVHARTIAAIRELEAEFARPIAILADLQGPKLRVGTFANGSARIPHGGTFTFDRSEEPGDENRVLLPHPEIFQVIAEGQRLLVNDGKMRFRVRSVEAGRIVCKAEVGGVISDRKGVNVPDAEIPIPALTEKDRRDLAFALDQGADWIGLSFVQRPADLAEARKLMGGRGSLCAKIEKPSAVRRLDEIIDMADAIMVARGDLGVELNPEEVPPLQKKIVNATRLTGKPVIVATQMLESMIESPAPTRAEVSDVANAVYDGADCVMLSAETAAGDWPEEAVLMMDSIARQVEKDDAYTMRVRLLDTPPDPTTADALAHACMTIADTVTISAIAVFTFSGSSARRTARERPAVPVMVLTPSPQVARRTALLWGAHPVATKDIGSFEEMVAKARRMALRHGFGGSGSRLAVMAGVPFGQAGATNLVHVVTLTGDELDDYDEG, encoded by the coding sequence ATGGAAAGCACCGACACGCCCCCCAGGCTCGAACCGCGCGGCCGCAAGGTCAAGATCCTCGCCACCACCGGTCCGGCCTGCAACCAGCCCGACATGCTGCGCCGCCTGTTCCGCGCCGGCGCCGACGCCTTCCGCGTGAACATGAGCCACGGCGAGCACGCGGTTCACGCCCGAACCATCGCCGCCATCCGCGAGCTGGAGGCGGAATTCGCCCGTCCCATCGCGATCCTCGCCGACCTCCAGGGGCCGAAGCTGCGGGTGGGCACCTTCGCCAACGGCAGTGCGCGCATCCCGCATGGCGGCACCTTCACCTTCGACCGGTCGGAAGAGCCGGGCGACGAGAACCGCGTCCTCCTGCCGCATCCGGAGATCTTCCAGGTCATCGCCGAGGGGCAGCGGCTGCTGGTGAACGACGGCAAGATGCGCTTTCGCGTCAGATCGGTCGAGGCCGGGCGGATCGTGTGCAAGGCGGAAGTCGGCGGCGTCATCTCCGATCGCAAGGGCGTCAACGTTCCCGATGCAGAGATTCCCATACCCGCGCTGACCGAGAAGGACCGCCGCGACCTCGCCTTCGCGCTCGACCAGGGCGCGGACTGGATCGGCCTCAGCTTCGTGCAGCGCCCCGCCGACCTGGCCGAGGCGCGCAAGCTGATGGGCGGACGCGGTTCGCTGTGCGCCAAGATCGAGAAGCCGTCCGCCGTGCGCCGGCTGGACGAGATCATCGACATGGCGGACGCGATCATGGTCGCGCGCGGCGATCTGGGCGTCGAGCTGAACCCCGAGGAAGTGCCTCCGCTGCAGAAGAAGATCGTCAACGCCACCCGGCTGACGGGCAAGCCGGTGATCGTCGCGACGCAGATGCTCGAATCCATGATCGAGAGCCCCGCGCCCACCCGTGCCGAGGTCTCCGACGTCGCCAACGCCGTCTATGACGGGGCGGATTGCGTGATGCTGAGCGCCGAGACGGCGGCGGGCGACTGGCCCGAGGAGGCGGTGCTGATGATGGATTCCATCGCTCGGCAGGTGGAAAAGGACGACGCCTACACGATGCGCGTGCGGCTGCTCGATACGCCGCCCGATCCGACCACCGCCGACGCGCTGGCCCACGCCTGCATGACCATCGCCGACACGGTGACGATCAGCGCCATTGCGGTGTTCACCTTTTCCGGCAGCAGCGCCCGGCGCACCGCGCGCGAACGTCCCGCCGTGCCGGTCATGGTGCTGACGCCATCGCCGCAGGTCGCGCGGCGCACGGCGCTGCTGTGGGGAGCCCATCCGGTGGCGACCAAGGATATCGGCAGTTTCGAGGAAATGGTCGCCAAGGCCCGGCGCATGGCCTTGCGGCATGGATTCGGCGGATCGGGCAGCCGGCTGGCGGTGATGGCGGGCGTTCCCTTCGGCCAGGCGGGCGCGACCAACCTCGTCCACGTCGTCACGCTGACGGGCGACGAACTGGACGATTACGACGAGGGTTGA
- a CDS encoding DUF2312 domain-containing protein, with product MADGEADTDAQDTNVQATDDRLRLLIERIERLEEEKKGIADDIRDVYSEAKAVGYDTKIMRQIVRLRKMDANDRSEQEMILDTYKAALGMR from the coding sequence ATGGCCGACGGCGAAGCCGATACCGACGCGCAGGATACCAACGTGCAGGCGACCGACGATCGCCTGCGCCTGCTGATCGAGCGGATCGAGCGCCTCGAGGAAGAGAAGAAGGGCATCGCCGACGACATTCGCGACGTCTATTCGGAAGCCAAGGCGGTCGGTTACGACACCAAGATCATGCGCCAGATCGTGCGCCTGCGGAAGATGGACGCCAACGATCGCAGCGAGCAGGAGATGATCCTCGACACCTACAAGGCGGCGCTCGGCATGCGCTGA
- a CDS encoding ArsC family reductase translates to MIHLYGIPNCDTVRKARRWLEGEGLDYAFHDLKREGVEREALERWADECGWEVLLNRRGTTFRRLDDDAKADIDRAKAIDLMLDHPTLIKRPVMEREGDRHILVGFAQSEWKNALC, encoded by the coding sequence ATGATCCACCTTTATGGCATCCCCAATTGCGACACCGTGCGAAAGGCGCGCCGCTGGCTCGAGGGGGAGGGGCTGGATTACGCCTTCCACGATCTGAAGCGCGAGGGAGTGGAGCGCGAAGCGCTGGAGCGGTGGGCGGACGAGTGCGGCTGGGAAGTGCTGCTCAACCGGCGCGGCACGACGTTCCGCCGGCTGGACGATGATGCGAAGGCCGACATCGACAGGGCGAAGGCGATCGACCTGATGCTGGACCACCCCACTCTCATCAAGCGCCCGGTGATGGAGCGCGAGGGGGATCGGCATATCCTGGTGGGTTTCGCGCAGAGCGAATGGAAGAATGCCCTATGCTGA
- the ubiG gene encoding bifunctional 2-polyprenyl-6-hydroxyphenol methylase/3-demethylubiquinol 3-O-methyltransferase UbiG, producing MPDATVTTATSSATIRPGEAAHFGALADRWWDPSGSSAMLHRLNPVRLAFLREAIDMHWGGDVEGVKPLAGRSALDVGCGAGLLCEPLARLGGEVTGVDAAPENTAVAAAHADGAGLDIRYMPGELGQLGLGRFDLVTAMEVIEHVADKQAFAVQLATHLTDGGLMVLSTPNRTLASRALLVGAAEAIGAVPRGTHHWDDFVTPGELADLLAHAGLAMGEPKGIAWRPDRGLHLSDDLSLNYIVTARAA from the coding sequence ATGCCAGACGCAACTGTCACAACTGCAACCAGTTCGGCAACGATCCGACCCGGGGAGGCCGCGCATTTCGGCGCGCTGGCGGACCGGTGGTGGGATCCGAGCGGTTCGTCCGCCATGCTCCACCGGCTCAATCCGGTGCGGCTCGCCTTCCTGCGCGAGGCGATCGACATGCACTGGGGCGGCGATGTGGAAGGCGTGAAGCCGCTCGCCGGCAGGAGCGCGCTCGACGTCGGCTGCGGTGCCGGCTTGCTGTGCGAGCCGCTCGCCCGGCTGGGCGGAGAGGTGACGGGCGTGGATGCCGCGCCCGAGAACACCGCCGTCGCCGCCGCCCATGCCGACGGGGCCGGGCTCGACATCCGCTACATGCCCGGCGAACTGGGTCAGCTCGGCCTCGGACGGTTCGATCTCGTCACGGCGATGGAGGTGATCGAGCACGTCGCCGACAAGCAGGCCTTCGCCGTCCAGCTGGCCACGCACCTGACCGATGGCGGACTGATGGTCCTGTCCACCCCCAATCGCACGCTGGCAAGCCGCGCACTGCTGGTCGGCGCGGCGGAGGCGATCGGCGCGGTGCCGCGCGGCACGCACCATTGGGACGACTTCGTCACGCCCGGCGAACTCGCCGATCTGCTGGCCCATGCCGGGCTCGCGATGGGCGAGCCGAAGGGCATCGCCTGGCGCCCCGACAGGGGCCTGCATCTGTCGGACGACCTTTCGCTCAACTATATCGTCACCGCGCGCGCCGCGTGA
- a CDS encoding zinc-dependent alcohol dehydrogenase: MRALTFHGTKDVRVETVDDPEIVNSRDAIIKVTSTAICGSDLHLYDGVIPAVQTGDILGHEFMGEVVEVGADSTLEKGQRVVVPFTISCGGCFHCKIEQFSCCENSNPAEKQDLSATLYGHPMAGLFGYSHLTGGYSGGQAEYVRVPFSDVGPIAVPDHLEDDKVLFLSDILPTGWMGAENAEIQPDDTVAVWGCGPVGLFAIQSAIVMGASKVIAIDHYPHRLELAKQMGAETIDFRHTDVREALMEMSGGIGVDAVIDAVGMEAHGFAVDNLLDIAKQTVGIGADRAKALKQAILAVRPGGRVSIPGVYGGMTDKFPLGALMEKGLQVRTGQTHVQRYLGDLLSKIEDGTLDTTFLISHRLPLEEAATGYKNFREKQDSWTKVVLKPGMETTQ; the protein is encoded by the coding sequence ATGAGAGCCCTTACCTTCCACGGCACCAAGGACGTTCGTGTCGAAACCGTCGACGATCCCGAAATCGTCAATTCGCGCGATGCCATCATCAAGGTCACTTCGACCGCCATTTGCGGATCCGATCTGCATCTTTACGACGGTGTCATTCCCGCCGTGCAGACCGGTGACATTCTCGGGCACGAATTTATGGGCGAAGTCGTCGAGGTCGGCGCGGACAGCACGCTCGAGAAAGGCCAGCGGGTGGTGGTGCCATTCACCATCAGTTGCGGTGGTTGCTTCCACTGCAAGATCGAGCAGTTCAGTTGCTGCGAGAACTCCAACCCCGCCGAGAAACAGGACCTGTCGGCCACGCTTTACGGCCACCCGATGGCCGGCCTGTTCGGGTATTCGCATCTGACCGGTGGATATTCGGGCGGTCAGGCGGAATATGTGCGTGTGCCGTTTTCCGATGTCGGGCCGATCGCAGTTCCGGATCATCTGGAGGACGACAAGGTTCTGTTCCTTTCCGATATCCTTCCGACAGGCTGGATGGGAGCGGAAAATGCCGAAATCCAGCCGGACGACACGGTCGCTGTCTGGGGCTGCGGCCCCGTCGGCCTGTTCGCCATCCAGTCCGCGATCGTCATGGGCGCATCGAAGGTCATCGCCATCGATCACTACCCGCACCGTCTCGAACTGGCGAAGCAGATGGGCGCCGAGACCATCGACTTCCGCCATACCGACGTGCGCGAAGCGTTGATGGAAATGTCGGGCGGCATCGGGGTCGATGCGGTCATCGACGCCGTCGGCATGGAAGCGCACGGTTTCGCTGTCGACAACCTGCTCGATATCGCCAAGCAGACGGTCGGTATCGGTGCGGACCGGGCAAAGGCGCTCAAACAGGCGATCCTTGCGGTTCGGCCTGGCGGGCGCGTTTCCATTCCTGGCGTCTATGGCGGGATGACCGACAAGTTTCCGCTCGGCGCCCTGATGGAGAAAGGCCTGCAGGTCCGCACCGGGCAGACCCACGTCCAGCGCTATCTCGGCGACCTGCTCTCGAAGATCGAGGACGGCACGCTCGATACCACCTTCCTCATCAGTCACCGGCTTCCTCTGGAAGAGGCGGCGACGGGGTACAAGAATTTCAGGGAAAAGCAGGACAGCTGGACGAAGGTCGTGCTGAAGCCCGGAATGGAGACGACACAATGA